Proteins encoded by one window of Dryocola sp. LX212:
- the dusA gene encoding tRNA dihydrouridine(20/20a) synthase DusA: MSSQSSQTPFQPYRFSIAPMLDWTDRHCRYFLRQLSKNTLLYTEMVTTGAIIHGKGDYLAYSEEEHPVALQLGGSDPAALAQCAKLAEARGYDEINLNVGCPSDRVQNGMFGACLMADAQRVADCIKAMRDVVSIPVTVKTRIGIDEQDSYEFLCDFIGTVAGKGECEMFIIHARKAWLSGLSPKENREIPPLDYPRVYQLKRDFPQLTMAINGGVKTLEEAKTHLEHLDGVMVGREAYQNPGLLTAVDREIFGCDTPEVDTVAAVRAMYPYIERELANGTYLGHVTRHMLGLFQGIPGARQWRRYLSENAHKAGAGIDVVEHALSLVADKR; the protein is encoded by the coding sequence ATGTCCTCACAAAGCAGCCAGACTCCGTTCCAGCCCTACCGTTTTTCCATCGCGCCAATGCTCGACTGGACCGACCGCCACTGCCGCTATTTCCTGCGTCAGCTGTCGAAGAACACCCTGCTGTACACCGAAATGGTCACCACCGGGGCAATCATTCACGGTAAAGGAGACTATCTGGCTTACAGTGAGGAAGAGCATCCGGTCGCCCTGCAGTTGGGCGGCAGCGATCCTGCGGCGCTGGCCCAGTGTGCGAAGCTGGCGGAAGCGCGCGGCTACGACGAAATAAATCTTAACGTTGGCTGCCCGTCCGATCGCGTGCAGAACGGCATGTTCGGCGCATGCCTGATGGCCGACGCCCAGCGAGTAGCAGATTGCATCAAGGCAATGCGCGACGTGGTATCCATCCCGGTAACGGTGAAAACCCGTATCGGCATCGACGAGCAGGACAGCTACGAATTCCTGTGTGATTTTATCGGCACCGTAGCCGGGAAGGGCGAATGCGAGATGTTTATCATCCACGCCCGCAAAGCCTGGCTCTCTGGGCTTAGCCCGAAAGAGAACCGCGAAATTCCACCGCTGGACTACCCGCGCGTCTATCAGCTCAAGCGTGACTTCCCGCAGCTGACCATGGCAATAAACGGCGGCGTGAAGACGCTGGAAGAGGCGAAAACGCATCTTGAGCACCTGGACGGCGTGATGGTCGGGCGCGAGGCGTATCAAAATCCTGGCTTGCTGACAGCTGTGGACCGCGAGATCTTTGGTTGTGACACACCGGAAGTGGATACGGTTGCAGCGGTACGCGCCATGTATCCTTATATTGAGCGCGAACTGGCAAACGGCACGTACCTTGGTCATGTCACCCGCCATATGCTCGGCCTGTTCCAGGGTATCCCCGGCGCGCGCCAGTGGCGTCGCTATCTGAGCGAGAACGCCCATAAAGCAGGAGCGGGCATTGACGTGGTGGAGCATGCTTTATCGCTGGTTGCGGATAAGCGTTAA
- the traF gene encoding conjugal transfer protein TraF, translating to MKKIKSLVALGAASLFVANPTWAAGTWAEARSDAMGGTGVASGSYGSGALINPALLAKAQEEDSFTVILPSVGAQITDKDNLQDQIDDISDKVDNYEDVIDSLTLQQIILNPTGSLNLLQGAAGDLAGELEDLRGKTAQAKAGAGISVSIPNNVLSLAFVTKAYAHGRVSSSIDQQDIDYLRGIENSNTVAAGVAIDAATNGSDAITRNLNSTASGRAAIVSDYGVAMAKQFDLGGVPVSVGVTPKLQKTWLYNYTTSIYTYDSSDWNSSRYRNDDTGFNVDAGLAADFGENWTVGLSGQNLISRDIDTKDIRITNGRTGETKSYKDTYQISPLVTAGAAWHNDLITLSADGDLTETKGFKSEEDSQFVGVGAEIRPLSWFAVRAGYRADVKGDDSNVFTGGVGFAPFNRVHIDLMGLYGEDETWGAGAQLSMTF from the coding sequence ATGAAAAAAATAAAATCTCTGGTGGCGCTTGGCGCCGCATCTTTGTTTGTGGCAAATCCAACCTGGGCGGCGGGTACGTGGGCGGAAGCCCGAAGTGATGCAATGGGCGGTACGGGCGTGGCCTCCGGCAGCTACGGCAGCGGGGCGTTAATCAACCCGGCGCTGCTGGCAAAGGCGCAGGAGGAGGATTCGTTCACGGTAATTCTTCCTTCCGTTGGCGCGCAAATTACGGACAAAGACAATCTGCAGGATCAGATCGACGATATCAGCGACAAGGTTGATAATTATGAAGATGTGATCGACAGCCTTACCCTGCAACAGATCATCCTCAATCCCACAGGCTCTTTGAACCTGCTTCAGGGTGCGGCTGGTGACCTGGCGGGTGAGCTGGAAGATTTACGGGGAAAAACGGCGCAGGCGAAAGCGGGGGCGGGGATTTCCGTCAGCATACCCAACAACGTGCTGTCGCTGGCGTTTGTCACCAAAGCTTATGCCCACGGTCGAGTCAGTTCTTCAATCGATCAGCAGGATATCGACTACCTGCGCGGCATTGAGAATTCCAATACTGTGGCGGCAGGCGTTGCTATCGACGCCGCGACCAACGGTTCAGACGCTATTACGCGCAACCTGAACTCCACCGCTTCCGGCCGTGCGGCAATCGTTTCTGACTACGGCGTGGCAATGGCGAAGCAGTTCGACCTGGGGGGCGTGCCGGTATCCGTTGGCGTCACGCCTAAACTGCAAAAAACCTGGCTCTATAACTACACCACCTCCATCTACACCTATGACAGCAGCGACTGGAACAGCAGCCGCTACCGTAACGACGACACCGGCTTCAACGTTGATGCCGGTCTTGCGGCAGACTTCGGTGAAAACTGGACCGTGGGCCTCAGCGGTCAGAACCTGATCTCACGGGATATCGACACCAAAGACATTCGTATCACTAATGGCCGTACCGGTGAGACGAAAAGCTATAAAGATACCTATCAGATTAGCCCGTTGGTGACGGCGGGGGCTGCGTGGCACAACGATCTGATCACGTTGAGCGCCGACGGTGACCTGACTGAAACCAAAGGCTTCAAAAGCGAAGAGGATTCGCAGTTCGTGGGCGTGGGTGCCGAAATTCGTCCGCTGTCCTGGTTCGCCGTTCGCGCGGGCTATCGTGCTGATGTGAAGGGTGACGACAGCAACGTCTTCACTGGCGGCGTCGGGTTTGCACCGTTTAATCGCGTACACATCGACCTGATGGGCCTGTACGGCGAAGACGAAACCTGGGGGGCAGGGGCGCAGCTCAGCATGACCTTCTGA
- a CDS encoding cupin domain-containing protein — MQKPDCIRHWRELEGADDSTYPDSNELFSIGAPLARSLGLNRLGIHHERLLPGRRTSYPHAESSEEEFAYVLEGHPQVWINGNLYQLEPGDSVGFPAGTGVCHTFINNTEHEVRLLVVGEANKDENQIYYPLNPGYAAQRKDRWIDHPPQFFGPHDGRPTRKPTGKL; from the coding sequence ATGCAAAAACCAGATTGTATTCGCCACTGGCGCGAGCTTGAAGGCGCGGATGATTCCACCTATCCCGACAGCAACGAACTGTTTTCCATTGGTGCGCCGCTTGCTCGTAGCCTGGGTTTAAACCGGCTTGGCATTCACCACGAACGGCTCTTGCCGGGACGCCGCACGTCCTACCCCCACGCCGAAAGCAGCGAAGAAGAGTTCGCTTATGTGCTGGAAGGCCATCCACAGGTGTGGATCAACGGAAATTTGTATCAGCTTGAGCCTGGCGACAGCGTCGGTTTCCCGGCGGGGACGGGCGTATGCCATACGTTTATCAATAATACGGAACATGAAGTTCGCCTGCTGGTTGTCGGCGAGGCAAACAAAGACGAAAACCAGATCTATTACCCGCTAAATCCCGGCTATGCCGCCCAGCGTAAAGACCGCTGGATAGACCATCCGCCACAGTTTTTCGGCCCGCATGACGGGCGGCCTACCCGAAAACCAACGGGTAAACTATAA
- a CDS encoding CsbD family protein: MNKDEIGGNWKQFKGTVKEKWGKLTDDDMTVIEGKRDQLVGKIQERYGSSKDEAEKEVVDWETRNKYRW, encoded by the coding sequence ATGAATAAAGATGAAATCGGCGGTAACTGGAAACAGTTTAAAGGTACTGTGAAAGAAAAATGGGGCAAGCTTACGGACGATGACATGACGGTCATCGAAGGTAAACGCGATCAGCTGGTTGGTAAAATTCAGGAACGATACGGCTCGTCGAAAGACGAGGCGGAAAAAGAAGTCGTTGACTGGGAAACCCGCAACAAATATCGCTGGTAG
- the dnaB gene encoding replicative DNA helicase: MAGNKPFNKPNETRDRQMEGLKMPPHSLEAEQSVLGGLMLDNERWDNVSERVVANDFFSRPHRLIFTEMQRLLEMSKPIDLITLSESLELQGNLDSVGGFAYLAELSKNTPSAANINAYADIVRERAVVREMIAVANEIADAGYDPQGRTSEDLLDLAESRVFQIAENRSNKDEGPKSIDQILEATVSRIESLYQTPHDGVTGVDTGYQDLNKKTAGLQKSDLIIVAARPSMGKTTFAMNLCENAAMLQDKPVLIFSLEMPGEQIMMRMLASLSRVDQTKIRTGQLDDEDWARISSTMGILLEKRNMYIDDSSGLTPTEVRSRARRIYREAGGLSLIMIDYLQLMRVPSLSDNRTLEIAEISRSLKALAKELQVPVVALSQLNRSLEQRADKRPVNSDLRESGSIEQDADLIMFIYRDEVYNDNSDEKGIAQIILGKQRNGPIGTVRLTFNGQWSRFDNYAGPQYDED, encoded by the coding sequence ATGGCAGGAAATAAACCCTTCAACAAACCGAACGAAACCCGCGATCGTCAGATGGAAGGGCTGAAAATGCCGCCGCATTCTCTGGAAGCGGAGCAGTCGGTACTGGGCGGGTTAATGCTGGACAACGAACGCTGGGACAACGTTTCCGAGCGCGTCGTCGCCAACGATTTCTTCAGCCGCCCGCACCGCTTAATCTTCACCGAGATGCAGCGCCTGCTGGAGATGAGCAAGCCAATCGACCTGATTACGCTATCGGAATCCCTGGAGTTACAGGGCAACCTGGACAGCGTCGGCGGGTTTGCCTATCTGGCAGAGTTATCAAAAAATACGCCAAGTGCGGCGAACATCAACGCTTACGCGGATATCGTCCGTGAACGTGCTGTAGTTCGTGAAATGATCGCCGTGGCGAACGAAATTGCCGACGCCGGTTATGATCCGCAGGGGCGAACCAGCGAAGATTTATTAGATTTGGCCGAATCTCGCGTTTTCCAGATTGCAGAAAACCGCTCCAATAAAGATGAAGGCCCGAAATCCATCGACCAGATCCTCGAGGCGACGGTCTCTCGTATCGAGTCGCTCTATCAGACCCCGCACGATGGCGTGACGGGCGTGGATACGGGTTATCAGGATCTGAACAAGAAAACCGCCGGGCTGCAGAAGTCGGATTTGATTATCGTCGCGGCGCGTCCATCGATGGGTAAAACCACTTTTGCGATGAACCTCTGCGAAAACGCCGCCATGCTGCAGGATAAGCCGGTACTTATCTTCAGCCTCGAGATGCCAGGCGAGCAGATCATGATGCGTATGCTGGCGTCGCTCTCCCGCGTGGACCAGACAAAAATCCGTACCGGGCAGCTGGACGACGAGGACTGGGCGCGTATTTCGAGCACCATGGGCATCCTGCTCGAGAAGCGCAATATGTATATTGATGACTCCTCCGGCCTGACGCCAACCGAAGTTCGCTCCCGCGCACGCCGTATCTATCGCGAAGCGGGCGGCCTGAGCCTGATCATGATCGACTACCTCCAGCTGATGCGCGTGCCGTCGCTTTCCGACAACCGTACGCTGGAAATCGCCGAAATCTCGCGCTCGCTTAAGGCGCTGGCCAAAGAGCTGCAGGTGCCGGTGGTGGCGCTCTCCCAGCTTAACCGCTCCCTGGAACAACGTGCCGACAAACGCCCGGTCAACTCGGACTTGCGTGAGTCCGGCTCCATCGAGCAGGATGCCGACTTAATCATGTTCATCTATCGCGATGAGGTCTACAACGACAACAGCGACGAGAAGGGCATCGCGCAGATTATCCTCGGCAAGCAGCGTAACGGCCCAATCGGCACCGTGCGCCTGACCTTTAACGGCCAGTGGTCGCGCTTCGATAATTATGCAGGGCCGCAGTACGACGAAGACTAA
- a CDS encoding quinone oxidoreductase translates to MATRIEFSQHGGPDVLKAVEFTPQAPAAGEIQVENKAIGINYIDTYIRSGLYPPPKMPSGLGTEAAGVVSKVGQDVTHLKVGDRVVYAQSGLGAYSSVHNVPADKAAKLPDAISFEQAAASFLKGLTVYYLLRKTYEVKPDEVFLFHAAAGGVGLIACQWAKALGAKLIGTVGSAEKAERAKQAGAWQTINYRDENVVERIKEITGGKKVAVVYDSVGKDTWEASLDCLQRQGLMVSFGNSSGPVTGVNLGILNQKGSLYVTRPSLNGYVTTREELEEACNELFSLIASGVIKVDVAETQKFALKDAARAHEVLESRATQGSSLLIP, encoded by the coding sequence ATGGCAACGCGTATTGAGTTTAGCCAGCACGGTGGTCCGGACGTGCTCAAAGCGGTGGAATTCACCCCTCAGGCCCCCGCCGCCGGTGAGATTCAGGTTGAGAACAAAGCAATTGGTATCAATTACATAGACACCTATATTCGCAGCGGGCTTTATCCGCCGCCGAAGATGCCGAGCGGGCTGGGAACAGAAGCCGCAGGCGTGGTGAGCAAGGTCGGGCAAGACGTAACGCACCTGAAAGTGGGCGACCGCGTGGTCTACGCCCAGTCAGGCCTGGGCGCCTACAGCAGCGTCCACAACGTGCCCGCTGACAAAGCGGCAAAACTCCCGGACGCCATCTCTTTTGAACAGGCCGCCGCCTCCTTCCTGAAAGGCCTGACGGTCTATTACCTGCTGCGTAAAACCTATGAAGTGAAACCGGACGAGGTCTTTCTGTTCCATGCCGCCGCCGGTGGCGTGGGGCTCATCGCCTGCCAGTGGGCAAAAGCGCTGGGGGCAAAACTCATCGGTACGGTTGGGTCGGCGGAAAAAGCCGAGCGGGCGAAACAGGCAGGCGCCTGGCAGACCATTAACTACCGGGATGAGAACGTCGTCGAACGTATAAAAGAGATCACCGGCGGCAAGAAGGTCGCGGTGGTTTATGACTCGGTGGGGAAAGACACCTGGGAAGCTTCGCTCGACTGTCTGCAGCGTCAGGGTTTGATGGTGAGCTTCGGTAACTCATCCGGCCCGGTGACCGGCGTGAACCTGGGCATTCTCAACCAGAAAGGCTCGCTGTATGTTACGCGTCCGTCACTGAACGGTTACGTCACCACGCGTGAGGAGCTGGAGGAAGCCTGCAACGAGCTGTTCTCGCTCATCGCCAGCGGCGTGATCAAAGTGGATGTGGCCGAGACCCAGAAATTTGCCCTGAAGGATGCGGCACGTGCCCATGAGGTGCTGGAGAGCCGGGCGACGCAAGGTTCCAGCTTATTGATTCCATAA
- the zur gene encoding zinc uptake transcriptional repressor Zur produces the protein MDTTTSQTVLAQAEKLCALRNVRLTPQRLEVLRLMTLQTGAISAYDLLDLLRVSEPQAKPPTVYRALDFLLEQGFVHRVESANSYVLCNLIDQPTHSSAMFICERCGAVKEEAAQGVEDIMHKLAAKMGFALRHNVIEAHGLCSACAEVEACCHKEECSSHDHTVQIKKKVR, from the coding sequence ATGGATACGACGACTTCACAAACCGTGTTAGCGCAGGCTGAAAAGCTCTGTGCCCTGCGCAATGTGCGCCTGACGCCGCAACGTCTGGAAGTGTTGCGCCTGATGACGCTGCAAACGGGCGCCATCAGCGCTTACGATCTGCTGGATCTGCTCCGCGTCAGCGAGCCGCAGGCCAAACCGCCGACCGTTTATCGTGCGCTGGATTTTCTACTGGAGCAGGGTTTTGTTCACCGTGTGGAATCCGCTAACAGCTATGTGCTGTGCAACCTCATCGATCAGCCAACCCATTCGTCAGCCATGTTTATCTGCGAACGTTGCGGTGCCGTCAAAGAAGAGGCTGCGCAGGGCGTGGAAGATATTATGCACAAGCTGGCCGCAAAAATGGGCTTCGCTCTGCGTCATAACGTCATTGAAGCGCATGGATTATGTTCTGCGTGTGCCGAAGTCGAAGCCTGCTGCCATAAAGAAGAATGCAGCAGCCATGACCATACGGTGCAGATTAAGAAGAAGGTTCGTTAA